From the Cryptomeria japonica chromosome 2, Sugi_1.0, whole genome shotgun sequence genome, one window contains:
- the LOC131873654 gene encoding uncharacterized protein LOC131873654 — protein sequence MVISTNWTVWKQSSTERAGKIRDRILDEKWWDLVTYLLSITEPIMSMIRYTDMDRPCIGEIYDGIDSMLEKIKFTINEKENDPQEKFFKELELIIVERWNKMTTPLHLLAYALTPKYYSNQFLDKPGRIPPWRDLEVSDGYKAAFLRLYPDDDLRDVVTNEFIEFANGNGLSVDALRHRSKKDAHSWWYFHGTCFQHLQPLAIKVLSQVASSSASERNWSTYSFIHSVKRNRLLSKRAENLVYVHSNLRLLSHKQHDYTQGETKMWDIEPEHTDLDAPGSQLLALTLDDSEIEPTYSASASGIGSCNVNVNEDEEEEEEEDEELDDPFDD from the exons atggtgatcagcaccaattggactgtatggaagcaaagtagcactgagagggcaggaaaaattagggatagaatattggatgagaaatggtgggatcttgttacatatctcctaagtatcactgagcccatcatgagcatgattcgctatacagacatggataggccttgcataggtgagatttatgatggcattgattcaatgcttgaaaaaataaagttcactataaatgaaaaagagaatgatcctcaggagaaattcttcaaagaactggaattaattattgtagagaggtggaataagatgaccactcctttgcaccttcttgcctatgccttgacacctaagtactatagcaatcagtttcttgataaaccaggaaggattccaccatggagagatctagaagtatctgatgggtataaggcagcatttcttagactatatcccgatgatgatttgcgagatgttgttacaaatgagttcatagaattcgcaaatgggaatggtctaagtgttgatgcacttcgtcatagatccaagaaagatgctcatagctggtggtacttccatggcacatgcttccaacacctacaacccctcgctataaaagttttatcacaa gttgctagttcatctgcttcagaaagaaattggagcacatactctttcatccactcagtaaagcgcaataggctgctatcaaaaagagcggagaatttagtatatgtgcattccaacctacgtcttctttcacacaaacaacatgactacacacaaggggaaacaaagatgtgggatatagagccagagcatactgatttggatgctcctggttctcagcttcttgcattgacacttgatgactcggaaattgagccaacttatagtgcaagtgcaagtggcattggctcatgtaatgtcaatgtcaatgaggatgaggaggaggaggaggaggaggatgaagaattagatgatccatttgatgattaa